The following are encoded together in the Dyella terrae genome:
- the ftsX gene encoding permease-like cell division protein FtsX, giving the protein MSTQPEFPMESPLLSDQSRGIRNKPRPVASWREHHGWSAAASLRRLMSRPIGTLLTVTVMAIALALPLTFYLLLGNLQKMGDALGQNQTISVFLQPGQSVSSADMMAKKLGERAEVNGVTVKSPDQGMDELAKMQGFSGALHTLDVNPLPFVLEVQPKAGVSADSVDHLVADVRGMQGVDQVQDGGTWRQRLEALLGVGQRIVMILAALLAGAVLLVVGNTVRVDIASRHEEIGVLMLVGASRAFVRRPYLYAGIWYGLFAGILAAGFAVLVELALAEPVQRLGQVYAGKLQIDVLPLWLLAAVPVAAAVLGWLGARLVSAWQLRKAA; this is encoded by the coding sequence ATGAGCACGCAGCCCGAATTCCCCATGGAAAGCCCGCTGCTTTCCGACCAGTCGCGCGGCATTCGCAATAAGCCCAGGCCAGTGGCAAGTTGGCGCGAGCACCACGGCTGGAGTGCGGCGGCGAGCCTGCGCCGCTTGATGTCGCGTCCGATCGGCACCTTGCTCACCGTGACGGTGATGGCCATCGCACTCGCGTTGCCGCTGACCTTCTATCTGCTGCTGGGCAACCTGCAGAAGATGGGTGATGCGCTGGGCCAGAACCAGACCATCAGCGTGTTCCTGCAGCCGGGGCAGAGCGTCTCGTCGGCGGACATGATGGCCAAGAAGCTGGGCGAACGCGCTGAAGTCAACGGCGTCACCGTCAAATCGCCCGACCAAGGCATGGACGAACTAGCCAAGATGCAAGGCTTCTCTGGCGCGCTGCACACATTGGACGTCAACCCGCTGCCCTTCGTGCTTGAGGTACAGCCCAAGGCTGGCGTGAGTGCGGATAGCGTCGATCACCTCGTCGCCGACGTGCGGGGCATGCAGGGTGTGGACCAGGTGCAAGATGGCGGCACGTGGCGCCAACGTCTTGAAGCCTTGCTCGGCGTCGGCCAGCGCATCGTGATGATCCTCGCCGCACTGTTGGCCGGGGCCGTACTGTTGGTGGTTGGCAACACCGTGCGTGTGGACATCGCCAGCCGCCACGAGGAAATCGGTGTGCTGATGCTGGTGGGTGCGAGCCGCGCCTTCGTACGCCGTCCTTATCTTTATGCCGGCATCTGGTACGGCTTGTTCGCAGGCATTCTCGCCGCGGGCTTTGCGGTACTGGTGGAGCTGGCACTGGCCGAGCCGGTTCAGCGACTGGGCCAGGTCTACGCCGGCAAGCTGCAGATCGACGTATTGCCGCTGTGGTTGCTGGCGGCCGTGCCGGTGGCTGCTGCAGTGCTCGGCTGGCTGGGCGCTCGCCTGGTCAGCGCGTGGCAACTGCGCAAGGCAGCGTGA
- the ftsE gene encoding cell division ATP-binding protein FtsE gives MIRFDQVSKRYEGGHEALSQLSFEVATGEMAFVTGHSGAGKSTLLKLLGLIERPSHGVITLDGQSLAKIGRAGIPKLRRRLGMVFQDHRLLMDRTVFANVELPLMIGGMAPSERGKRARAALEKVGLLAYERQLPATLSAGEQQRVGIARAIVAKPTLLIADEPTGNLDPSLAVEIMGLFAEFQNVGTTVLIASHDLPLIKRMRKRVIVLDHGRLVADVAAQEVL, from the coding sequence GTGATCCGCTTCGACCAAGTCAGTAAACGTTATGAAGGTGGCCACGAGGCCTTGTCGCAACTTTCCTTTGAAGTAGCGACAGGCGAGATGGCCTTTGTGACCGGCCATTCGGGCGCCGGCAAGAGCACGTTGCTCAAATTGTTGGGCCTGATCGAGCGGCCCTCGCACGGTGTGATCACGCTGGATGGGCAGAGCCTGGCCAAGATAGGCCGCGCCGGCATCCCCAAACTCCGCCGCCGCCTGGGCATGGTGTTCCAGGACCATCGCCTGTTGATGGATCGCACGGTGTTCGCCAACGTCGAATTGCCGCTGATGATCGGCGGCATGGCACCCAGCGAGCGCGGCAAGCGTGCGCGTGCGGCGCTGGAGAAGGTCGGCCTGCTGGCCTACGAGCGGCAGCTGCCGGCCACGCTATCCGCTGGCGAGCAGCAGCGCGTGGGCATTGCCCGCGCCATCGTCGCCAAGCCGACGCTGCTGATCGCGGACGAACCCACCGGCAACCTCGACCCCTCGTTGGCGGTGGAGATCATGGGCCTGTTTGCGGAATTCCAGAACGTGGGTACCACCGTGCTGATTGCCAGCCATGATCTGCCGTTGATCAAGCGTATGAGGAAGCGTGTGATCGTGCTCGATCACGGCCGCCTCGTCGCTGACGTGGCCGCGCAGGAGGTGCTATGA
- a CDS encoding DEAD/DEAH box helicase, which translates to MSQTVLTDTFFTNFDLHPLLQQGLDEAGFTRCTPIQALTLPVALTGRDVAGQAQTGTGKTCAFLVAMMNRLLTTPAVAERKDSDPRALVIAPTRELAIQIEKDAKSIGRYTGLRTALIYGGVDYDKQRQQLKDGCDIIIATPGRLLDYFKQHVFSLDAVEVMVIDEADRMFDLGFIKDVRFIFRRLPAREQRQVLLFSATLSHRVLELAYEHMHNAEKLEVETENVTADRVRQVVYFPAKEEKMPLLLNLLDRTKAERSIIFVNTKAAAEKITDRLKRYGYRVGALSGDVPQLKRQKLLQRFQEGQLDILVCTDVAARGLHIPAVSHVFNFDLPQDAEDYVHRIGRTARLGAEGDAISFACDLYAMSLPDIETYIGQRIPVANIEAEMLVMPQPREQDAQYMAEVAADSAAFGDKVEQREKDGSPRKGSRNGSGRSGDRPRGDKPRGPRKPRHEAPAEGAEEPVKTETAPAQASAQGEATDGAERKRRRRRGGRNRRREGDAPAAEAAANPAGEGNRQLRGERRPPRERGNAENNHSRPSRHVAITSGKQAEQEAPKKVGFFRRLSRFFTGR; encoded by the coding sequence ATGTCCCAAACCGTTCTCACTGATACCTTTTTCACCAACTTCGATCTCCATCCGCTGCTCCAGCAAGGCCTCGACGAGGCGGGTTTCACCCGCTGCACGCCAATCCAGGCGCTGACCCTCCCGGTCGCGCTGACGGGTCGCGACGTCGCCGGTCAGGCGCAGACGGGCACGGGTAAGACCTGCGCCTTCCTGGTGGCGATGATGAATCGCCTGCTGACCACGCCGGCCGTGGCCGAGCGCAAGGACAGCGACCCGCGCGCACTGGTGATCGCACCGACCCGCGAGCTGGCCATCCAGATCGAGAAGGACGCCAAGTCCATCGGCCGCTACACCGGCCTGCGCACCGCGCTCATCTACGGCGGCGTCGATTACGACAAGCAGCGCCAGCAGCTCAAGGATGGCTGCGACATCATCATCGCCACGCCGGGCCGTCTGCTCGATTACTTCAAGCAGCACGTGTTCAGCCTCGACGCCGTCGAGGTGATGGTGATCGACGAGGCGGACCGCATGTTCGACCTCGGCTTCATCAAGGACGTGCGCTTCATCTTCCGCCGCCTGCCGGCGCGCGAGCAGCGCCAGGTGCTGCTGTTCTCCGCCACGCTCAGCCATCGCGTGCTGGAGCTGGCCTACGAGCACATGCACAACGCGGAGAAGCTGGAAGTGGAGACGGAAAACGTCACCGCTGACCGCGTGCGCCAGGTCGTCTACTTCCCCGCGAAGGAAGAGAAGATGCCGCTGCTGCTCAACCTGCTCGACCGTACCAAGGCCGAGCGCAGCATCATCTTCGTCAACACCAAGGCCGCCGCGGAAAAGATCACCGATCGCCTCAAGCGTTACGGTTACCGCGTGGGCGCGCTGTCGGGCGATGTGCCGCAGCTGAAGCGTCAGAAGTTGTTGCAGCGTTTCCAGGAAGGTCAGCTCGACATTCTGGTGTGCACCGATGTCGCCGCGCGCGGCCTGCACATCCCGGCCGTCAGCCACGTCTTCAACTTCGATCTGCCGCAGGACGCGGAAGACTACGTGCACCGCATCGGCCGTACCGCGCGCCTTGGTGCCGAGGGCGACGCGATCAGCTTCGCCTGCGATCTCTACGCGATGAGCTTGCCGGATATCGAAACCTATATTGGCCAGCGCATCCCGGTGGCCAATATCGAAGCCGAGATGCTGGTGATGCCGCAGCCGCGCGAGCAGGACGCGCAGTACATGGCCGAGGTGGCTGCCGACAGCGCCGCGTTCGGCGACAAGGTGGAGCAGCGCGAGAAAGACGGTTCCCCGCGCAAGGGTTCGCGTAACGGCAGCGGTCGCAGTGGCGATCGTCCGCGCGGCGACAAGCCTCGCGGACCTCGGAAGCCCCGCCATGAAGCGCCTGCTGAAGGCGCTGAAGAACCGGTGAAAACGGAAACCGCACCGGCACAGGCGTCGGCGCAGGGCGAAGCTACGGATGGTGCAGAGCGCAAGCGCCGCCGTCGCCGTGGTGGTCGTAACCGTCGTCGCGAAGGCGATGCGCCGGCCGCCGAGGCCGCCGCCAACCCGGCCGGGGAAGGTAATCGTCAGCTGCGCGGCGAGCGTCGCCCACCGCGCGAGCGTGGCAACGCCGAGAACAATCACTCGCGTCCGTCGCGCCACGTTGCCATCACCTCGGGCAAGCAGGCTGAGCAGGAAGCACCGAAGAAGGTGGGCTTCTTCCGTCGACTGAGCCGTTTCTTCACCGGTCGCTGA
- the trxA gene encoding thioredoxin TrxA gives MSDLITHVSDDAFEQEVLNSDTPVLLDFWAEWCGPCKAIAPILDELAQQYEGKLRIAKINIDHNQKTPRNYGVRGIPTLMVFKNGKVEATQIGAVSKGALTQMIDKAI, from the coding sequence GTGAGCGACCTGATTACCCATGTGAGCGACGACGCCTTCGAACAGGAAGTGCTCAATTCCGATACGCCCGTTCTGTTGGACTTCTGGGCAGAGTGGTGCGGCCCCTGCAAGGCTATCGCCCCCATCCTGGATGAGCTGGCCCAGCAGTACGAGGGCAAGCTGCGTATCGCCAAGATCAATATCGACCACAACCAGAAGACGCCCCGCAACTACGGCGTGCGCGGGATCCCAACCCTGATGGTCTTCAAGAACGGCAAGGTCGAAGCCACTCAGATCGGTGCGGTCAGCAAGGGTGCCCTGACTCAGATGATCGACAAGGCCATCTGA
- the rho gene encoding transcription termination factor Rho, whose protein sequence is MSDIESKESNDAKSADAKPVTEPRTRAPRKSAASAAAAAEKASKQSQLDMPPLPPIERAAPPAYEVSAPAPAPAPAPAAESAAPQGDGGQRQPQEAREGGQQQGGAQQNGGNNPNFNRNDRDGRGRRRRHERNNPQQRGQGGGGNSPQHPRNNNGLPVDDEYADAGSNDRLINLTELKRKNAFQLLEFAESLGVQEGVARARKQDVVFNILKAHARSGGGIWAEGVLEILQDGFGFLRSADESYLAGPDDIYVSPSQIRRFNLRTGDYITGRVRHPKEGERYFAMLKVDDINGDPPEASKNKMLFENLTPLFPRKAFKLERGNGSTEDITGRILDLVAPIGRGQRGLIVSQPKSGKTMMLQNIAQAIQYNHPDVHLIMLLIDERPEEVTEIARTVRAEVISSTFDEPAVRHVQVAEMVIERAKRLVEHKKDVVILLDSITRLARAYNTVVPSSGKVLTGGVDANALQRPKRFFGAARNVEEGGSLTIIATALTDTGSKMDEVIYEEFKGTGNMEVHLSRRISEKRVYPAIDINRSGTRREDLLIEPDLLSKIWILRKLLHPMDELAAMEFMLDKMKNTKSNDEFFNSMKR, encoded by the coding sequence GTGTCTGATATCGAAAGCAAAGAATCCAACGACGCCAAGAGCGCCGACGCCAAGCCTGTGACTGAACCCCGCACGCGAGCGCCACGCAAGTCCGCCGCATCGGCTGCTGCCGCCGCGGAAAAGGCCAGCAAGCAGTCTCAGCTCGACATGCCGCCGCTGCCGCCTATCGAGCGCGCCGCGCCGCCGGCCTACGAAGTTTCCGCTCCGGCCCCGGCGCCCGCGCCCGCCCCCGCTGCCGAATCGGCAGCACCGCAGGGCGATGGTGGTCAGCGCCAGCCGCAGGAAGCCCGCGAGGGTGGCCAGCAGCAAGGCGGTGCTCAGCAGAACGGCGGCAACAACCCGAATTTCAACCGCAACGACCGAGATGGTCGCGGCCGTCGTCGTCGCCATGAGCGCAACAACCCGCAGCAACGTGGCCAGGGTGGTGGCGGCAACAGCCCGCAGCACCCGCGCAACAACAACGGCCTGCCGGTGGATGACGAGTACGCCGATGCCGGCAGCAACGACCGCCTGATCAACCTGACCGAGCTCAAGCGCAAGAACGCGTTCCAGCTGCTCGAATTCGCCGAATCGCTCGGCGTGCAGGAAGGCGTGGCGCGTGCCCGCAAGCAAGACGTGGTCTTCAACATCCTCAAGGCCCACGCCCGTTCGGGCGGCGGCATCTGGGCCGAGGGCGTGTTGGAAATCCTGCAGGACGGCTTCGGCTTCCTGCGCTCGGCGGACGAGTCCTACCTGGCCGGCCCGGACGATATCTACGTCTCGCCCAGCCAGATCCGCCGCTTCAACCTGCGTACCGGCGACTACATCACCGGACGCGTGCGCCATCCGAAGGAAGGCGAGCGTTACTTCGCGATGCTCAAGGTCGACGACATCAACGGCGATCCGCCGGAGGCGTCCAAGAACAAGATGCTGTTCGAGAACCTGACGCCGCTGTTCCCGCGCAAGGCGTTCAAGCTCGAGCGTGGCAACGGTTCGACCGAGGACATCACCGGCCGCATCCTGGATCTGGTGGCGCCGATCGGCCGCGGCCAGCGCGGTCTTATCGTCTCCCAGCCGAAGTCCGGTAAGACGATGATGCTGCAGAACATCGCGCAGGCCATCCAGTACAACCATCCCGACGTCCACTTGATCATGCTGTTGATCGACGAGCGTCCGGAAGAAGTGACGGAAATCGCCCGTACCGTGCGTGCGGAAGTGATCTCCTCGACCTTCGACGAGCCGGCCGTGCGCCACGTGCAGGTCGCCGAAATGGTGATCGAGCGCGCCAAGCGCCTGGTCGAGCACAAGAAGGATGTGGTGATCCTGCTCGACTCCATCACGCGCCTCGCTCGCGCTTACAACACCGTGGTGCCGAGCTCCGGCAAGGTGCTCACCGGTGGTGTGGATGCCAACGCCCTGCAGCGCCCCAAGCGCTTCTTCGGTGCGGCCCGTAACGTGGAAGAAGGCGGCAGTTTGACCATCATCGCCACCGCGCTGACCGACACCGGCAGCAAGATGGACGAGGTGATCTACGAAGAGTTCAAGGGCACCGGCAACATGGAAGTGCACCTGAGCCGCCGCATCTCCGAGAAGCGCGTGTACCCGGCCATCGACATCAACCGCTCCGGCACCCGCCGCGAGGATCTGTTGATCGAGCCGGACCTGCTCTCCAAGATCTGGATCCTGCGCAAGCTGCTGCATCCGATGGACGAGCTGGCCGCGATGGAGTTCATGCTCGACAAGATGAAGAACACCAAGTCCAACGACGAGTTCTTCAATTCGATGAAGCGCTGA
- a CDS encoding GGDEF domain-containing protein, whose amino-acid sequence MASSRFDASMVIGPLSTSLQSLYDTIPVALGVIDRDGYYASANGAYAAIHGLVPADMVGHRVNDYLPGADEQLQQDFADFDAGFDLKEREMACHGRHFLVALQAVRDTDGSVLGITSALIDITNRKRMEVASEEARRLWQFHASHDHLTGLANRRRLDDALAAEARRCLRSGAALSVLMMDVDYFKSYNDHVGHQKGDECLRAIAALLRKSIRRHGDLVGRYGGEEFIAILPDTDTAGAQVVASHILQDIRALAIWHPGSPCDCVTISIGVASLDDLPPSKLGPREALLNCADRALYAAKAAGRNTLCVYPPRQ is encoded by the coding sequence ATGGCGTCATCGCGTTTCGACGCAAGCATGGTAATCGGTCCCCTGAGCACGTCGTTGCAGTCCTTGTATGACACCATCCCTGTGGCGCTTGGTGTGATCGATCGCGATGGCTACTACGCGAGCGCCAATGGGGCTTACGCGGCTATCCATGGCCTTGTCCCCGCGGACATGGTCGGTCACCGGGTAAACGATTACCTCCCGGGTGCGGACGAGCAACTGCAGCAAGACTTTGCGGACTTCGACGCCGGTTTCGATCTGAAGGAACGTGAGATGGCCTGTCACGGCCGCCACTTCCTTGTAGCGTTGCAGGCAGTGCGTGACACCGACGGCAGCGTGCTGGGCATCACGTCGGCGTTGATCGACATCACGAACCGCAAGCGCATGGAGGTTGCCTCCGAAGAGGCGCGCCGCCTGTGGCAGTTCCATGCCAGCCACGATCACCTCACCGGCCTTGCCAACCGCCGCCGTCTCGACGATGCCCTTGCCGCGGAAGCACGTCGCTGTTTGCGCAGTGGCGCTGCGCTGTCGGTGCTGATGATGGACGTCGATTACTTCAAGTCTTACAACGACCACGTCGGACATCAGAAAGGTGATGAATGCCTGCGTGCCATTGCGGCGCTCTTGCGCAAAAGCATCCGTCGCCACGGTGATCTGGTGGGCCGCTATGGAGGCGAGGAGTTCATTGCGATTCTGCCGGATACCGATACGGCGGGAGCGCAGGTGGTGGCCAGTCATATCCTGCAGGACATCCGTGCGCTGGCGATCTGGCATCCAGGCAGCCCATGCGACTGTGTGACGATAAGCATCGGCGTGGCGAGCTTGGACGATCTTCCGCCGTCCAAGCTGGGCCCGCGCGAAGCCTTGCTGAATTGCGCGGATCGCGCGCTGTATGCGGCAAAGGCGGCGGGGCGTAACACACTGTGCGTATACCCACCCCGTCAATGA
- a CDS encoding SRPBCC family protein: MVKERLSLALCRRHSVFVPREPGEVFALVDDVSSMHRWLDRCIRVQKYREGENAVGDPLRCVYQGMTRHGVLTGAIVARVPTRTLSCTYAGRSMRVALDFSMSPRGEGTYLTHSVQVTPTGWLARLSSPLIHRMLERHMAGTMEGLRHCLLATPENQPAPSHR, translated from the coding sequence ATGGTGAAAGAACGGCTGTCCCTGGCTCTTTGTCGCCGCCACAGCGTGTTCGTGCCGCGCGAACCGGGTGAAGTGTTCGCGCTGGTTGATGACGTGTCGTCGATGCATCGATGGCTGGATCGCTGCATTCGCGTGCAGAAATACCGCGAGGGTGAGAATGCCGTCGGCGATCCACTGCGTTGTGTCTACCAGGGCATGACGCGGCATGGTGTGCTGACAGGCGCCATCGTTGCCCGGGTGCCAACGCGTACGTTGTCATGCACCTATGCGGGTCGCTCCATGCGCGTCGCCCTTGATTTCTCCATGTCGCCGCGCGGCGAGGGCACGTATCTCACGCACTCCGTGCAGGTCACTCCCACGGGGTGGCTGGCGAGACTTTCGTCGCCCCTGATCCATCGCATGCTGGAGCGCCACATGGCTGGGACGATGGAGGGGTTGCGGCATTGTTTGCTGGCTACGCCTGAAAATCAGCCGGCACCGTCCCATCGGTAG
- a CDS encoding GlsB/YeaQ/YmgE family stress response membrane protein has protein sequence MAEHSLLVWLVIGALAGWIAGLLVKGSGYGVFIDILIGVLGACLGGWVAHLIGFSVGGGFVISLVVATAGAVLLLVMLRVLKQCMH, from the coding sequence ATGGCGGAACACAGTCTGCTGGTGTGGCTGGTCATTGGCGCGCTGGCTGGATGGATTGCGGGCTTGCTGGTGAAGGGCAGCGGTTACGGCGTGTTTATCGACATCCTTATTGGGGTGCTTGGCGCCTGCCTTGGTGGTTGGGTTGCTCACCTCATTGGGTTTAGCGTGGGTGGCGGCTTCGTCATTTCGCTGGTCGTAGCGACGGCGGGTGCGGTGCTGTTGTTGGTCATGCTGCGCGTGCTCAAGCAATGCATGCATTGA
- a CDS encoding response regulator transcription factor — MRVIIADDHPVVLIGLKTSLRDYGNGLDVVGEARNGQQLLDLLMQTPCDLLITDFSMPADIEGYDGLSLLQRVRETYPALPILVLTMLRNPALVQNMVSVGVRGVVDKMAMAKELMLAIDVIRAGRSYLSERMRRQIEGMYPTGGEPMVSKREIEVIRFLAQGLTVSEIARRLERSVKTISQQKRDAMRKLNLESDKQLYDYARSIGLL, encoded by the coding sequence GTGCGGGTCATAATCGCCGATGATCATCCGGTCGTCCTGATCGGGTTGAAGACCTCGCTCCGCGACTACGGCAATGGGCTGGACGTGGTTGGCGAGGCGCGCAACGGGCAGCAATTGCTGGATCTGCTGATGCAAACGCCCTGTGACCTGCTCATTACCGATTTCTCTATGCCGGCGGACATCGAAGGCTATGACGGCCTGTCCCTGTTGCAGCGCGTGCGCGAAACCTACCCGGCACTGCCCATCCTGGTACTCACCATGCTGCGCAACCCCGCATTGGTGCAGAACATGGTGAGCGTCGGCGTGCGTGGCGTGGTGGACAAAATGGCGATGGCGAAAGAGTTGATGCTCGCCATCGACGTGATCCGTGCGGGGCGAAGCTATCTCAGCGAGCGCATGCGGCGCCAGATCGAAGGCATGTATCCCACGGGCGGCGAGCCGATGGTTTCGAAGCGTGAGATCGAAGTCATCCGCTTCCTGGCGCAGGGGCTGACGGTGTCAGAAATTGCGCGGCGGCTGGAGCGCAGTGTGAAGACCATTAGCCAGCAGAAGCGCGATGCGATGCGCAAGCTCAACCTTGAGAGCGATAAGCAGCTCTATGACTACGCCCGGTCCATTGGACTGCTTTAA
- a CDS encoding hybrid sensor histidine kinase/response regulator, with product MLALPWFGNEATALSPVALVITLLLVATAVLAFVLTWLLQAQVRRNRQLAQRLQSERELQQATLDALPFPVLLHGLDGQTVAGNRLGRALPERDDDAAALIRDASFAEQKDKVLQGATLRQDINVPMANGETHAAHLWIRALRDEQEQAHGYASTLLDVTEFRDAEQAARQTEQRLGDMARRMPVVVMAMRIDRQDVAHVSFVTGDARALFSIDAAELRDSDGVLRIDALRERIHPDDWPALLPLLSPATHQADQRTLDFRAFGQSGLRWIHATFATRPMSDGDLGVMGYFIDTTEQNLRNEALRIARDVAERASKAKADFLAAMSHEIRTPMNGVIGMLELLGRTPVNGEQRELLRAVEDSAGSLLQILNDILDFSKLEAGDLRLDATPFDTRQWLDGAVGTMAVAARAKGLDLRLFVDATAAGQLRGDSQRLRQIVINLLNNAIKFTDRGSVGAMLTVLGDNGTQQHLSLSVTDTGIGIAHDKQDTLFKPFAQAEAWTSRRYGGTGLGLAICQQLVQLMDGSIELRSEEGAGTTVTVQLRLPVAGRTTDAPASLHGRHAIVRLASPTLATSLEQHLRAAGLSVERCEPATPLREGMAASLLFIDADDRDSAGQIHAHVVVVSNESPAPDREAIWLNAQPLTWRSVIATSLRALELEAPDHWRDPLATRSTPALRGRVLVVEDHAVSQRLIARQLALLGLASEVVDNGHDALEMLADGDYALLLTDCNMPHMSGYELARAWREREAAAGSTQRLPILAMTANAMSSETARAKEAGMDDVLSKPLQLATLGRKLGEWLGELATPTAEPPPPEELQALLAQETRRDLDDLRQHAAREDLPAARQSLHRLMGILPLVGDEALIHEGERLHEALHGPAAADALSGTAGFVERLAQRLANPDRPGAIS from the coding sequence ATGCTTGCCCTGCCCTGGTTCGGCAACGAAGCCACCGCGCTTTCTCCGGTCGCCCTGGTCATTACCCTCTTGCTGGTGGCAACTGCCGTGCTGGCCTTCGTGCTGACGTGGCTGCTGCAGGCGCAAGTGCGCCGCAACCGGCAGCTGGCGCAACGCCTCCAATCGGAGCGGGAACTTCAACAGGCCACACTCGATGCGCTGCCGTTTCCCGTGCTGCTGCATGGACTCGACGGCCAGACCGTGGCGGGCAACCGGCTGGGACGCGCACTGCCCGAACGCGACGACGATGCCGCGGCCCTGATCCGCGACGCGTCGTTCGCCGAACAAAAGGACAAGGTATTGCAGGGCGCCACGCTGCGGCAGGACATCAACGTCCCCATGGCCAATGGCGAAACGCACGCTGCGCACCTCTGGATACGCGCCTTGCGCGACGAACAGGAACAGGCGCACGGCTATGCCAGCACCTTGCTGGACGTCACCGAGTTCCGCGATGCCGAGCAAGCCGCACGCCAGACCGAGCAACGCCTCGGCGATATGGCGCGGCGCATGCCGGTGGTGGTGATGGCCATGCGTATCGACCGGCAAGACGTCGCGCATGTTTCCTTCGTCACCGGCGATGCCCGCGCGCTGTTCAGCATCGACGCGGCCGAGCTGCGCGACAGCGACGGCGTGCTGCGCATCGACGCCTTGCGAGAACGCATCCATCCAGACGATTGGCCTGCCCTGCTGCCGCTGCTGTCGCCCGCAACGCATCAGGCCGACCAACGCACGCTGGATTTCCGTGCCTTCGGACAAAGCGGCCTGCGCTGGATTCACGCCACCTTCGCCACGCGTCCGATGAGCGACGGCGACCTGGGCGTGATGGGCTATTTCATCGATACCACCGAGCAGAACCTGCGCAACGAAGCACTGCGCATTGCGCGCGATGTAGCCGAACGCGCCTCCAAGGCCAAGGCGGATTTCCTCGCCGCCATGAGCCACGAGATCCGCACGCCGATGAACGGCGTGATCGGCATGCTGGAGCTGCTTGGCCGCACACCGGTCAACGGCGAGCAGCGCGAACTGTTGCGCGCCGTGGAGGATTCCGCCGGCTCGCTGTTACAGATCCTCAACGACATCCTGGATTTCTCCAAGCTCGAAGCCGGCGACCTTAGGCTCGACGCCACACCATTCGACACCCGCCAATGGCTGGACGGCGCCGTCGGTACGATGGCCGTGGCGGCTCGCGCCAAGGGGCTCGATCTTCGTCTTTTCGTGGATGCCACGGCGGCCGGCCAGTTGCGCGGCGACAGTCAGCGGTTGCGGCAGATCGTCATCAATCTGCTCAACAACGCCATCAAGTTCACCGATCGCGGCAGCGTCGGCGCCATGCTCACCGTGCTGGGCGACAACGGCACGCAACAGCACCTCTCGCTGAGCGTGACGGATACCGGCATCGGCATTGCCCACGACAAGCAGGACACCCTGTTTAAACCGTTCGCACAGGCGGAAGCCTGGACCAGCCGACGCTACGGCGGCACCGGTCTGGGGCTCGCCATCTGCCAACAGCTAGTACAGCTGATGGACGGCAGCATTGAACTGCGCAGCGAAGAAGGTGCGGGCACCACCGTCACCGTACAGTTGCGCCTGCCTGTCGCCGGCCGCACCACCGATGCACCCGCCAGCCTGCACGGCCGGCACGCCATCGTGCGCCTGGCGTCGCCCACCCTCGCCACGTCATTGGAGCAACACCTGCGCGCCGCCGGCCTGAGCGTCGAACGCTGCGAGCCCGCCACGCCCCTGCGCGAAGGCATGGCGGCGAGCCTGCTCTTTATCGATGCCGACGACCGCGACAGCGCCGGCCAGATCCACGCCCATGTGGTGGTCGTATCCAACGAGTCACCCGCGCCGGATCGAGAGGCCATATGGCTCAACGCCCAGCCGCTGACCTGGCGATCGGTGATCGCCACGAGCTTGCGCGCGCTGGAACTGGAAGCACCTGATCACTGGCGCGACCCACTGGCCACCCGCAGTACACCTGCCCTGCGCGGTCGCGTGCTGGTGGTCGAAGACCACGCGGTCAGCCAACGCTTGATCGCCCGCCAGCTGGCCTTGCTGGGCCTGGCCAGCGAGGTCGTGGACAACGGCCATGACGCGCTTGAGATGCTGGCCGACGGCGACTATGCCCTGCTGCTGACCGACTGCAACATGCCCCACATGAGCGGCTACGAGCTTGCCCGCGCGTGGCGCGAGCGCGAGGCGGCAGCGGGTAGTACTCAACGCCTGCCCATCCTTGCCATGACGGCCAATGCCATGAGTAGCGAAACGGCACGGGCGAAAGAGGCGGGCATGGACGACGTGCTCAGCAAGCCGCTGCAGTTGGCCACGCTCGGGCGCAAGCTCGGCGAGTGGCTAGGCGAGCTAGCCACGCCCACCGCCGAGCCTCCGCCACCGGAAGAGCTGCAGGCCTTGCTCGCCCAGGAAACCCGACGCGACCTGGACGACCTCCGGCAGCATGCCGCCCGCGAGGATCTACCAGCCGCCCGCCAATCCCTGCACCGCCTGATGGGCATCCTGCCCTTAGTGGGCGACGAAGCGCTGATCCACGAAGGTGAGCGCCTCCACGAGGCACTGCACGGCCCCGCAGCGGCGGACGCCCTGTCCGGCACCGCCGGATTCGTCGAGCGGCTGGCCCAGCGGCTGGCAAACCCGGATCGCCCCGGGGCCATTTCGTGA